The following coding sequences are from one Oncorhynchus kisutch isolate 150728-3 linkage group LG23, Okis_V2, whole genome shotgun sequence window:
- the LOC109868624 gene encoding reticulon-4 receptor-like, which translates to MKSVFIRVGELYILILWLQLVPPIEGRVESCPAPCICHSEPRPTLACQQQGLYSIPTEIPVHSQRIFLQNNKLTVVRSTSFSPCRNLTVLWLYSNNISHIEAGAFYGLERLEELDIGDNDLRIISPTAFRGLSRLHTLHLHRCGLSELPVGVFRGLFSLQHLYLQDNSLLTLHDDTFLDLANLTYLFLHNNKIKTVTDHMLRGLVSLDRLLLHQNLVTFVQRKAFHDLRKLTTLFLFFNNLTVLTGETMDPLVSLQYLRLNGNQWICDCRARTLWDWFKGFKGSSSELECHVPARLAGKDLKRLKSPDLEGCYESSQHTWVSVFSSKARSGKLTTESPLRAGIPRCCLSDNDKSSIISSKGLPDQSSYNSRQITNNPLKEKENISKTKLMEADPNEPQNKESLNDGPGGTLSNNLDHSSEDLDPSNDPEKKKMCTKENISDSLCLKSQGSTIGAWRLIILLLFWLSLDFC; encoded by the coding sequence TTGGCGAACTCTACATTCTGATCCTCTGGCTTCAATTAGTGCCTCCGATAGAGGGTCGAGTGGAGAGCTGCCCAGCGCCATGCATATGCCACAGCGAGCCACGACCCACCCTGGCCTGCCAGCAGCAGGGCCTCTACTCCATCCCCACAGAGATCCCTGTCCACAGCCAACGAATTTTCCTCCAGAACAACAAGCTAACTGTGGTGCGCTCCACCAGCTTCAGCCCCTGCAGGAACCTTACCGTCCTCTGGCTCTACTCCAACAACATCAGCCACATTGAGGCCGGGGCCTTTTACGGCCTGGAGAGGCTGGAGGAGCTGGACATAGGGGACAATGATTTAAGGATCATCAGCCCCACAGCTTTCAGAGGCCTCTCCAGACTGCACACCCTGCATCTGCACAGGTGTGGCTTGTCTGAGCTGCCTGTGGGTGTATTTAGGGGACTCTTTTCCCTGCAGCACCTCTATCTCCAGGACAACAGTTTACTAACCCTGCATGACGATACGTTTCTGGACCTGGCTAACCTGACCTACCTGTTCCTCCACAACAACAAGATAAAGACTGTGACGGATCACATGCTGCGCGGCTTGGTAAGCCTGGATCGCTTGCTTCTCCATCAGAATCTAGTGACCTTTGTCCAGCGCAAGGCATTTCATGACCTGCGCAAGCTGACCACTTTGTTTCTGTTCTTCAATAATTTAACAGTGTTGACAGGGGAGACCATGGACCCATTGGTGTCCCTCCAGTACCTGCGTCTGAATGGGAACCAGTGGATCTGTGACTGCCGGGCCAGGACCCTGTGGGACTGGTTCAAGGGCTTCAAAGGGTCTAGCTCAGAGCTTGAGTGCCATGTTCCAGCTAGACTGGCTGGGAAAGACCTGAAACGGTTAAAGAGCCCTGACCTGGAGGGTTGTTATGAGAGCTCTCAACATACTTGGGTTAGTGTGTTCAGTTCTAAGGCTCGCTCTGGAAAACTCACCACGGAGAGTCCACTTAGGGCTGGTATTCCTAGGTGCTGCCTCTCAGACAACGACAAATCCTCCATCATCTCCAGTAAGGGTCTTCCAGATCAATCCTCCTACAACAGCAGACAAATCACCAACAATCCTCTGAAGGAGAAGGAAAACATCTCCAAAACTAAGCTTATGGAAGCTGACCCCAACGAACCCCAGAACAAAGAGAGCCTGAACGATGGGCCAGGAGGAACATTATCTAACAATCTGGACCATTCATCAGAGGATCTAGATCCCTCCAATGACCCTGAAAAAAAGAAAATGTGTACAAAGGAGAACATTTCAGACTCTCTGTGTCTCAAGTCCCAAGGATCTACAATCGGAGCATGGAGGCTTATCATTCTTCTTTTGTTTTGGCTATCCTTAGACTTCTGTTAG